From the genome of Eucalyptus grandis isolate ANBG69807.140 chromosome 2, ASM1654582v1, whole genome shotgun sequence, one region includes:
- the LOC104418926 gene encoding UDP-glycosyltransferase 87A1, whose translation MGSKPTSVCHVVALPYPGRGHINPMMNLCKLLVSKKPDILITFVITEEWLGFIGSEPKPANVHFATVPNVIPSELHRAKNFPAFVEAVFTKLEAPVEQLLDRLEQPVAAIIADTYMLWAVRVGKQRNIPVATLWTMSASMFLVLRHFEMLQQKGHFPVDLSERGEEEVDYIPGVARTRLADLPTFLFGNDSQLVGGVLECIARASKADYFLSTSFSELEPRALDTIRSQLSAPAYCIGPAIPFLDSDGAGDAAYLRWLDAQPIGSVLYVSLGSFLSVSEAQMEEMVAGVRDSGVRFLWVAREETLPVGSAGEEGAGLVVPWCEQLKVLCHPSVGGFWTHCGWNSTLEAIYAGVPMLTCPLLADQFPNSKQIAEDWRIGLRVKKEGSGGGGGDENLVTRQEIAQLVRKLMDAESGEGREMRKRARELREACRRAAARGGSSDRNLDAFIGDISRAE comes from the exons ATGGGATCAAAACCGACCTCTGTTTGCCACGTGGTGGCCTTGCCTTACCCCGGCCGAGGCCACATCAACCCCATGATGAACCTCTGCAAgctcttggtttccaagaagcCCGACATCCTCATCACCTTCGTCATCACGGAGGAGTGGCTCGGCTTCATCGGCTCCGAACCCAAGCCGGCTAACGTCCACTTCGCCACCGTCCCCAACGTCATACCGTCAGAGCTCCATCGAGCCAAGAACTTCCCTGCCTTCGTGGAAGCCGTCTTCACGAAGCTGGAAGCTCCAGTGGAGCAGCTGCTGGACAGGCTGGAGCAGCCGGTGGCGGCTATCATAGCGGACACGTATATGCTATGGGCGGTTAGGGTTGGCAAGCAGAGGAATATCCCGGTGGCCACGCTTTGGACGATGTCGGCGTCGATGTTCTTGGTGTTACGTCATTTCGAGATGCTTCAGCAGAAGGGCCATTTTCCGGTTGACTTGTCAG AgaggggagaagaagaagttgacTACATTCCAGGAGTCGCCAGGACCCGCCTCGCGGATCTACCCACGTTCTTGTTCGGAAACGATAGCCAGTTAGTGGGCGGAGTCCTGGAGTGCATCGCCCGGGCGTCCAAGGCCGACTACTTCCTCTCCACCTCCTTCTCCGAGCTCGAACCTCGGGCCTTGGACACCATCCGGTCTCAGCTCTCCGCGCCTGCCTACTGCATCGGCCCTGCCATCCCCTTCCTCGACAGCgacggggccggcgacgctgcTTATCTCCGGTGGCTCGACGCTCAGCCCATAGGGTCGGTCCTGTACGTCTCTCTCGGGAGCTTCCTCTCGGTCTCTGAGGCTCagatggaggagatggtggCCGGGGTGCGGGACAGCGGCGTGCGGTTCCTGTGGGTGGCGCGCGAGGAGACGTTGCCGGTCGGGAGCGCAGGGGAGGAGGGCGCGGGCCTGGTGGTGCCCTGGTGCGAGCAGCTGAAGGTGCTGTGCCACCCTTCGGTGGGCGGGTTCTGGACCCACTGCGGGTGGAATTCCACGCTGGAAGCCATCTACGCGGGGGTCCCCATGCTGACGTGTCCCTTATTGGCGGACCAATTCCCCAACAGCAAGCAGATCGCGGAGGACTGGAGGATTGGGTTGAGGGTTAAGAAGGaaggcagcggcggcggcggcggtgatgAGAATTTGGTCACCCGGCAAGAGATTGCGCAGCTCGTGAGGAAGCTGATGGATGCGGAAAGTGGCGAGGGGAGAGAGATGAGAAAGAGAGCAAGAGAGCTAAGGGAGGCATGTAGACGGGCCGCCGCGAGAGGCGGGTCGTCAGATCGGAATCTGGATGCCTTCATCGGTGATATTTCGAGGGCCGAATGA
- the LOC104434317 gene encoding abscisic acid 8'-hydroxylase 3, which produces MMIDVQSGKKLVEIFGAKLERRKRKQNERTDLMDELMQIEDENGNKLSDDEVADTILMLGFRAQPFNIPGTAYRYALQCRKKLVEIFRAELERRKRKQHEWSDLMDEVMQIENENENKLSDDGVVDNIVSLIMGSFESISSACTWAFYYLALHPDVLRKLREENLAFTKNKIGELIASEDVTKMKDTSKVLEETLRLANVSAFVFRSGDPDVEYQGYAIPKGWKVIVWLRYGSTDSRNFEDPLCFNPDRWNKPARVGAFQVFGGGSRICAANMLASMQIALFLHHLCVGYKWELKNPDVKTTYLPYPKPADGVKIVLSRM; this is translated from the exons ATGATGATAGATGTACAGAGTGGAAAGAAGCTGGTGGAGATATTTGGGGCGAAGCTTGAGAGAAGGAAGCGAAAACAAAATGAGAGGACTGATTTGATGGATGAACTAATGCAAATCGAAGACGAGAATGGGAACAAGTTGAGTGATGATGAAGTGGCTGATACTATTCTGATGCTTGGTTTCAGAGCCCAGCCCTTTAATATTCCTGGGACAGCATACCGTTATGCCCTACAG TGTAGGAAGAAGCTGGTGGAGATATTTAGGGCAGAGCTTGAGAGGAGGAAGCGAAAGCAGCATGAGTGGAGTGATCTGATGGATGAAGTGATGCAGATCGAAAATGAGAATGAGAACAAGTTGAGCGATGATGGGGTAGTTGATAACATTGTGAGCCTCATCATGGGAAGCTTTGAATCCATCTCAAGTGCATGCACTTGGGCCTTTTATTATCTTGCCTTGCACCCAGATGTTCTTCGTAAACTCAGG GAGGAAAACCTGGCTTTTACCAAGAACAAGATTGGAGAGCTCATAGCAAGTGAAGATGTTACAAAGATGAAGGACACGAGCAAG GTGTTAGAAGAAACACTCAGACTGGCCAATGTGTCAGCTTTTGTGTTTCGATCCGGCGATCCGGACGTCGAATATCAAG GTTATGCCATTCCGAAAGGATGGAAAGTTATTGTGTGGCTTCGATACGGTTCTACAGATTCAAGAAATTTCGAAGATCCATTATGCTTTAACCCAGATCGATGGAAT AAACCGGCAAGAGTGGGAGCCTTCCAAGTCTTTGGCGGGGGATCAAGAATATGCGCCGCGAACATGCTCGCCAGTATGCAAATTGCTCTTTTCCTGCATCATTTATGTGTAGGATACAA GTGGGAACTGAAAAATCCAGATGTGAAAACTACTTATCTACCATATCCAAAGCCCGCAGATGGAGTGAAGATTGTACTCAGCAGAATGTAG
- the LOC104418935 gene encoding UDP-glycosyltransferase 87A1, with protein MGSKPIPVCHVVALPYPGRGHINPMMNLCKLLVSKKPDILITFVVTEEWLSFIGSEPKPANVRLTTIPNVIPSALHRAKNFPAFVEAVFKKLKAPVEQLLDRLELPVAAIIADTYMLWAVRVGKQRNIPVATLWTMSASMFLVLHHFEMLQQKGHFPVDLSERGEEEVDYIPGVARTRLADLPTFLFGNDSQLVGGVLECIAWASKADYFLSTSFSELEPRALDAIRSQLSAPAYCIGPAIPFLDSDGAGDAAYLRWLDAQPIGSVLYVSLGSFLSVSEAQMEETVAGVRDSGVRFLWVAREETLPVGSAGEEGAGLVVPWCEQLKVLCHPSVGGFWTHCGWNSTLETIYAGVPMLTCPLLADQFPNSKQIAEDWRIGLRVKKEGSGGGGGGGDENLVTRQEIARLVRKLMDAESGEGREMRKRARELREACRRAAARGGSSDRNLDAFIGDISRAE; from the exons ATGGGATCGAAACCGATCCCGGTTTGCCATGTGGTGGCCTTGCCTTATCCAGGCCGAGGTCACATCAACCCCATGATGAACCTTTGCAAGCTCCTGGTCTCCAAGAAGCCCGACATCCTCATCACCTTCGTCGTCACGGAGGAGTGGCTCAGCTTCATCGGCTCCGAACCGAAGCCGGCTAATGTGCGCCTCACCACCATCCCCAATGTCATACCGTCAGCGCTCCATCGAGCCAAGAACTTCCCTGCCTTCGTGGAAGCCGTCTTCAAGAAGCTGAAAGCTCCAGTGGAGCAGCTGCTGGACAGGCTGGAGCTGCCGGTGGCGGCTATCATAGCAGACACGTACATGCTATGGGCGGTTAGGGTTGGCAAGCAGAGGAATATCCCGGTGGCCACGCTTTGGACGATGTCAGCGTCGATGTTCTTGGTGTTACATCATTTCGAGATGCTTCAGCAGAAGGGCCATTTTCCGGTTGACTTGTCAG AgaggggagaagaagaagtggacTACATTCCAGGAGTCGCCAGGACCCGCCTCGCGGATCTACCCACGTTCTTGTTCGGAAACGATAGCCAGTTAGTGGGCGGAGTCCTGGAGTGCATCGCCTGGGCGTCCAAGGCCGACTACTTCCTCTCCACCTCCTTCTCCGAGCTCGAACCTCGGGCCTTGGACGCCATCCGGTCTCAGCTCTCCGCGCCCGCCTACTGCATCGGCCCTGCCATCCCCTTCCTCGACAGCgacggggccggcgacgctgcTTATCTCCGGTGGCTCGACGCTCAGCCCATAGGGTCGGTCCTGTACGTCTCTCTCGGGAGCTTCCTCTCGGTTTCTGAGGCTCAGATGGAGGAGACGGTGGCCGGGGTGCGGGACAGCGGCGTGCGGTTCCTGTGGGTGGCGCGCGAGGAGACGTTGCCGGTCGGGAGCGCAGGGGAGGAGGGCGCGGGCCTGGTGGTGCCCTGGTGCGAGCAGCTGAAGGTGCTGTGCCACCCTTCGGTGGGCGGGTTCTGGACCCACTGCGGGTGGAATTCCACGCTGGAAACCATCTACGCGGGGGTCCCCATGCTGACGTGTCCCTTATTGGCGGACCAATTCCCCAACAGCAAGCAGATCGCGGAGGACTGGAGGATTGGGTTGAGGGTTAAGAAGGaaggcagcggcggcggcggcggcggcggtgatgAGAATTTGGTCACCCGGCAAGAGATTGCACGGCTCGTGAGGAAGCTGATGGATGCGGAAAGCGGCGAGGGGAGAGAGATGAGGAAGAGAGCAAGAGAGCTAAGGGAGGCATGTAGACGGGCCGCCGCGAGAGGCGGGTCGTCGGATCGGAATCTGGATGCCTTCATCGGTGATATTTCGAGGGCCGAATGA